Sequence from the Catenuloplanes indicus genome:
GACAGGGACACGCTGCTCCAGCAGCGCCTGGGCGAGGTCACGCTGCCCGACTACCGGCCGCTGCGGAACAGGACCAACAACTGGGGGTACGACCCGGCCGAGCAGCGCGATCTCACGTACACCGGCATGGGTCTGGACATCAACGTCCACGACCAGTGGGCGGTGGAGAGCATGGGCGCGATCCAGGACCGCACCACCGAGCGCCTCGGCGTCTCGGACCGCGCGGTCACCGCGAACCGCCGCATGCTGCTGCGCGCGATCGACGCGTTCGAGCAGGGCGGCACGGTACCGGCCCGGCCGGCCGGTGAGGCGGACGCGGCCCGGCTGACCGGCCCGCTCGCGGTCGACACGATCGCGCCGAACGACGGCTGGGAGGAGACCTGGCGGCGGCGCGAGGCCGAGCGCCGGGAAGCCTCCCCGTGGGCGTCCCCGCGGACGGACCACGCGGATGCCTAGCGTCGACGAGCGGCCGGTCGCGGAGGGCGGTGGCGGCTGGGACGCGCGCCCGATGCTGGCCGCGGACCGCGGCGGTTTCGTCGACCGGCACGAGCTGTGGACGCAGGCGCAGTACGCCGCGGCCGGCCAGCTCCGCCGGGTGATCGACGAGCTGGGCCTGGAGCTGGTCCGGTTCTCGTTCGCGGACCAGCACGGCGTGCTGCACGGCAAGACGCTGACCCGGGCGGCCGTGCCGGGCGCGCTCCGCTCCGGGGTCACCGCGCCCAGCTCGCTGCTGCTCAAGGACTCGTCCGGCCGGTCCGCGTTCCCGGTCTTCACGCCGGACGCGCGGGCGGGCTTCGCCGGTGCCGGTGACGTGGTCCTGGTGCCGGACCCGACCACGTTCCGGGTGCTGCCGTGGGCGGAGAAGACCGGCTGGGTCCTCTGCGACCTGCGTTTCCCGGACGGCTCCCCGGTCCCGTTCTGCACGCGCTCGATGCTCAGGAGCCAGATCGGCAAGCTCGGCGACCACGGGTACGACATGACGGTCGGCGTCGAGCTGGAGTTCCACGTGTTCCGCGCCGAGGAGGCCGCGTTCGCCGCCGACCGGGTCGGCGGACCGGGCGCGCCCGGACGCCCGCCGCGGGTCGGCCCGGTCAGCGGCGGCGCGCAGCTGCTGCACGAGGAGGGCCTGGACCGCGTGGACGAGGTGGTCCAGCTGTTGCAGCGTGGGCTGACCACGCTGGATCTGCCGCTGCGCTCGATCGAGCTGGAGTTCGGCCCGAGCCAGCTGGAGATCACCATGCAGGCCGGGAGCGCGCGGGACGCCGCGGACCAGGTGGTGCTGGCGCGCAGCGCGATCCGGCAGATCTGCCGCCGCGCCGGATACCACGCCACGTTCATGTCCCGGCCGGCCGGCGCCGCGACCGCGTCCACCGGCTGGCACCTGCACCAGTCGCTGCGTGAGCGGGCGACCGGGCGGCCCGCGTTCGACCCCGGGCCGGACGAGACGCTGATGTCCGGCACGGCCCGGCACTGGCTGGGCGGGCTGCTGGCGCACGCACCGGCCGCGGCCGCGTTCACCACGCCGACCGTCAACGGCTACAAGCGCTACCTGCCGTTCTCCCTCGCGCCGGACCGGGTGCTGTGGGGCGCGGACAACAAGGGCGCGATGGTCCGCGTGGTGGGCGGCGGCACGGACACGGGCGCGCGGCTGGAGAACCGGTCCGGCGAACCCGCGGCCAGCCCGTACCTCTACATCGCGTCACAGATCGTGAGCGGCCTGGACGGGCTGAAGCACGCGATCGACCCGGGCCCCCCGACCGAGAACCCGTACGCCGCGGACGCGGTCCGGCTGCCGCAGTCGCTCGGCGCCGCGGTGGACGCGCTGGAGGCGGACCCGCTCTTCGCGGACGCGTTCGGCGCCCGCACCGTCGACTGGTACGCGAAGCTCAAGCGTGACGAGTTCGCCCGCTACCTGGCGCACGTCTCCGACTGGGAGCAGCGCGAATACTTCGACCTGTTCTGAGAGGACGTGTCCCGACATGCGCGAGCTCGAACCCTTCCTGATCGACGGCGAGTGGATCCCCCCGGGCGACCGGGAGACGTGGCCGGTGATCGACCCTTCGAACGGCGAGGTGCTGACCCGCGTCGCCCAGGCCACCGACGAGGACGTGGACGCGGCCGTGGCTGCGGCCGCGCGGGCGCATGCAGACCGCCGCTGGTCCGGGTTGCCGCCGCTGGAACGCACCCGGATCCTGAGCCGGCTCGCTGACCTGATCGAGGAGAACCTGGAGGAGCTGGCCGTCCTGGAGACCCGGGACAACGGCAAGCCGATCGAGCGTTCCCGGGCCGACACCGCGTTCGCCGCCAAGGACTTCCGGCACTTCGCGGGCGCGCCCGGCCGGCTCACCGGCACGGTCGTCCCGATCGACGGCGGCGCACACCACGTCTACACCGTGCGGGAGCCGGTCGGCGTGGCCGCGCTGATCCTGCCGTGGAACTTTCCGATCATGACGGCCGCGCACAAGCTGGCCCCGGCGCTCGCGGCCGGCTGCACGGTCGTGGTCAAGCCGGCCGAGCAGACGCCGCTGACCATGCTCCGGCTGGCCGCGCTCGGCGAGCGGGCCGGGCTGCCCGCGGGCGTGCTGAACGTGCTGACCGGAGACGGCCGCACCGGCGCCGCACTGGTCGCGCACCCGGGTGTGGCGAAGGTGTCGTTCACCGGCTCGACCGAGGTGGGCCGGCGGGTGATGGTCTCGGCCGCGGCCACCACCAAGCGGCTCACGCTGGAGCTGGGCGGCAAGAGCCCGAACATCGTGTTCGCGGACGCGGACCTGGACGCCGCGACCACCACCGCCATGCGCGCGTCGTTCGGGCACTCCGGGCAGATGTGCACGGCCGGCAGCCGGCTGCTGGTGCAGCGCTCGATCCTGGACGAGATGGTGGAGCGCCTGACCGCGGCGACGCACGAGGTGCCGGTCGGCAACGGGCTGGACGGCGGGATCTCGGTCGGGCCGCTGGTCTCCGAGGAACAGCGGCAGATCGTGCTGTCCTACATCGAGAAGGGGCGTGCCGAGGGCGCCACCGTCGTCGCCGGCGGTGGCGTCCCGGACCGGCCGGGTT
This genomic interval carries:
- a CDS encoding aldehyde dehydrogenase family protein, with amino-acid sequence MRELEPFLIDGEWIPPGDRETWPVIDPSNGEVLTRVAQATDEDVDAAVAAAARAHADRRWSGLPPLERTRILSRLADLIEENLEELAVLETRDNGKPIERSRADTAFAAKDFRHFAGAPGRLTGTVVPIDGGAHHVYTVREPVGVAALILPWNFPIMTAAHKLAPALAAGCTVVVKPAEQTPLTMLRLAALGERAGLPAGVLNVLTGDGRTGAALVAHPGVAKVSFTGSTEVGRRVMVSAAATTKRLTLELGGKSPNIVFADADLDAATTTAMRASFGHSGQMCTAGSRLLVQRSILDEMVERLTAATHEVPVGNGLDGGISVGPLVSEEQRQIVLSYIEKGRAEGATVVAGGGVPDRPGFFVEPTLFTGVTNDMTIAREEIFGPVAGVIAFEDEEEALAIANDTGYGLAAGVWTRDLSRAHRMASRLHAGTVWVNTYNIFDPALSFGGVGDSGLGRDLGDEALHAFTESKGVVIAL
- a CDS encoding glutamine synthetase family protein → MPSVDERPVAEGGGGWDARPMLAADRGGFVDRHELWTQAQYAAAGQLRRVIDELGLELVRFSFADQHGVLHGKTLTRAAVPGALRSGVTAPSSLLLKDSSGRSAFPVFTPDARAGFAGAGDVVLVPDPTTFRVLPWAEKTGWVLCDLRFPDGSPVPFCTRSMLRSQIGKLGDHGYDMTVGVELEFHVFRAEEAAFAADRVGGPGAPGRPPRVGPVSGGAQLLHEEGLDRVDEVVQLLQRGLTTLDLPLRSIELEFGPSQLEITMQAGSARDAADQVVLARSAIRQICRRAGYHATFMSRPAGAATASTGWHLHQSLRERATGRPAFDPGPDETLMSGTARHWLGGLLAHAPAAAAFTTPTVNGYKRYLPFSLAPDRVLWGADNKGAMVRVVGGGTDTGARLENRSGEPAASPYLYIASQIVSGLDGLKHAIDPGPPTENPYAADAVRLPQSLGAAVDALEADPLFADAFGARTVDWYAKLKRDEFARYLAHVSDWEQREYFDLF